One Corynebacterium uterequi DNA segment encodes these proteins:
- a CDS encoding putative nucleotidyltransferase substrate binding domain-containing protein, protein MPLHESLLDLGELAPRCDSLAAAKGVLAESQELLLNALAHRFDPPELVCWLSKLVRDVVRSPAVVELSGAPLQVTGAFARGDATPTTVVEWLAAPAGNREIVELLAATGWRGRSVDAPDAPALLDAGVATAFAPTSAWADVVRHRPEAMHTADGRPDDSVVIRTQTALLRPIADLARWAAGERAAAVVGTCERLSEGVARGVLTDVELEDLLRARRTGMELALLRWKAHTSDEAVAWSDMPALQRSAYGEAARTLAAVVSMVAARNEVSVDESESE, encoded by the coding sequence ATGCCTTTGCACGAATCACTCTTGGACCTCGGCGAGCTCGCGCCGCGCTGCGATTCCCTCGCTGCGGCGAAGGGGGTTCTAGCGGAGTCGCAGGAGCTGCTGCTCAACGCCCTAGCCCACCGGTTTGACCCGCCGGAGTTGGTCTGCTGGCTCAGCAAGCTGGTGCGTGACGTAGTCCGCAGCCCCGCCGTCGTGGAGCTCAGCGGGGCTCCTCTTCAGGTGACCGGCGCCTTCGCCCGCGGCGACGCGACCCCCACCACCGTCGTCGAGTGGCTGGCGGCACCGGCCGGCAACCGGGAGATCGTCGAGCTGCTTGCCGCCACCGGGTGGCGAGGACGCAGCGTCGACGCCCCCGATGCCCCGGCGCTGCTCGACGCCGGTGTGGCCACCGCGTTTGCGCCCACGAGCGCGTGGGCAGACGTGGTCCGCCACCGCCCCGAGGCGATGCACACCGCCGACGGCCGGCCGGACGACTCCGTGGTGATCCGCACCCAGACCGCGCTGTTGCGGCCGATCGCGGATCTAGCCCGCTGGGCGGCCGGTGAGCGGGCCGCGGCCGTCGTCGGCACGTGTGAGCGCCTCTCCGAAGGCGTCGCGCGCGGCGTGCTCACGGACGTTGAGCTGGAGGATCTTCTCCGGGCTCGGCGTACCGGCATGGAATTGGCCCTGTTACGCTGGAAGGCTCATACGTCAGATGAGGCGGTGGCGTGGTCTGACATGCCGGCGCTGCAGCGCTCCGCCTATGGGGAGGCAGCCCGCACGCTCGCGGCCGTCGTGAGCATGGTCGCCGCCCGCAATGAAGTATCCGTAGACGAAAGCGAGTCCGAGTAG